A segment of the Terriglobales bacterium genome:
CGTCCCTGGATGGTGATGGGGTGATCGACGTCGATGGAGCCGCTGGAAGTCTCGGCGTCGAGCTCGAAGCTGGGCTCGCCCGCGAAGCGCACCCGGACGTTGCCGCTGCCGGTGGACATTCGCCATTCGCCGGCCTGCCGGCCGTTGATCTCCACGTCGCCCGAGCCGGTCGCGACGCTGAGCGCGCCGTCCACGCCGTTCGCGATCACGTTGCCCGAGCCGGTCTCGACCTTCACCTCACCGCTCGACGTCTGGTCGAGGTGGATGTCGCCGGAGCCGGTCGAACCGATGAACCGCCCCGCGACGCGCGCCGTCCGGATATTCCCCGACCCGGTCGAGACGTACATCGAGCCCTTCACGTCCTGCAGCTCCATGTCGCCGGAGCCGGATTCCGCGCGCACGTCGGCGGTGATGTTCGACAGCGACAGGTTTCCGCTGCCGGTGGAAGCCTTCAGCGCGCCTTGCAGGCCGCGGACCTTCAGGTCGCCGGAGCCCGTCGCGCTGCCCACTCGCGTCCGCGCCGGCACGACCAGGTCGTAATCGATGGAGACGTTGTTGCGCAGCTCGCGGTCCTCGATGCGCCCGATGCGGATGGAGTTCCCGGTCTGCTCGATGGGCGGGTTGGCTTCGAGGCGCTTCACCTTCTCCTCGGCGCTCAGGCCCCAACCGGAGCGGGCGCGGATGCGCGCGCGGATCTCGACCGTGTCGCCCGAGCCGGTGCGCACGTCGATGTTGCCGCTGCCCGTCTTCACGCTGACTTCGACGTCGCCGCTCGCGACCTTGAGCGTGCGCTGGAAGCTGCCCTCGGCCTGGTCCGCGCGCGCGGAGAGT
Coding sequences within it:
- a CDS encoding DUF4097 family beta strand repeat-containing protein is translated as MKRKIAVLATLALLALPLSARADQAEGSFQRTLKVASGDVEVSVKTGSGNIDVRTGSGDTVEIRARIRARSGWGLSAEEKVKRLEANPPIEQTGNSIRIGRIEDRELRNNVSIDYDLVVPARTRVGSATGSGDLKVRGLQGALKASTGSGNLSLSNITADVRAESGSGDMELQDVKGSMYVSTGSGNIRTARVAGRFIGSTGSGDIHLDQTSSGEVKVETGSGNVIANGVDGALSVATGSGDVEINGRQAGEWRMSTGSGNVRVRFAGEPSFELDAETSSGSIDVDHPITIQGRFQKHALHGKVRNGGNLVYVRTGSGDIEFR